CGGACGCTCGCGTCCTCCGAGGACATGCACCGCCATCTCGTGGACGAACTGAACCTCGCGCTCCGCAGGGTGGGCATGTACGGAAGGCTGGAGACGGGCATGTGGTTCCTGATCCGTCATCTCCCCTTCCTGGAGGGGAGGTTGGAGGTGTGGGAGGAGCAGCGGGAGCGCTGGAGGCAGCGGGGGCTGTGGAGTCCGACGGGGGTCGAGGGAGCATTCGCCCCCCACTTCCCGTCCGAGCACAGCCTCGGCGCGTCCTCCGTCTACGCCGAGTTCGCCCGCGCAGAAGGCTGGTTGAGGCCCGACCGTGTGCTGGACGCCCAGGCGTACGCCGTACTGCGTGACAAGGTCCGTCCGTGGGCCGAACACGACCGGTCGTGGGCGGATGTGACAACGGCCTTCGGGCCACCGTCGATCCAGATCGGGGGCAGCAATCCGCGCTACGGCAAGACGCTCGGCTACGTGACAGACGATCTCGCCCAGCCGATGGTGGCCTTCCATTTGTGGAACGGCACCGATCCCGGACTCCCGGACTGGCCGGGCCACGAGGAACCGCTGCTGCTCGCCGTGCGATGCGGCGCCGGCAACTTCGCCGACAGCCTCACCTTCACGCCGCAGGGCCGTAATCGCCGCCCCGGGGAGGAGAGTTGGGAGGGGTGCTGACCCCACGTGGTGGGTGCTCGAAGGGGGCGGCCGCTTGTCAGGGGCGCCATTCTCCGATGTGCTCGCGTAGGTAGTCGGCGAGTTCCGTCGGTTGAAGTTCCAGCGCTGTCAAGGCTGTTACGTCCAGTGCGACTCGGACGGGTGAGAAGTTTCCGATGTCGGGATCATCCATCTCGGGGCCGTTGCGGCGGTCCAGATCCATTTCCAGCACGTCGGCTCGGAAGTAGTGCTGGACGACGGTGACCCTCTCACCCGGCTCGGTCACCGTCAGGAACTCGGCGACAGGACCCAGGGTGGCGCCGATCTCCTCCATCGCTTCACGGCGCAGGGCCACTTCAAGATCCGCGTCGTACGGTTCGACACCTCCGCCGACGGTCGTGAAGTAGGTGGGCCCATCTGGCCATCCCCGGCGCAGGAAGAGCAGATGATCGCCGTCGAGCAGAACCGCGCGAACGTTACGCCGGACCTTCATGCTCGCGAAGATAGCGTCTCCGGCGGACAGAGGCCCCCGTGCCCCGACACCGTGACCGTGGGCGGGGCTCGTTCACCGGACGGGGAAGCCGAAGGA
This window of the Streptomyces niveus genome carries:
- a CDS encoding NUDIX domain-containing protein; this translates as MKVRRNVRAVLLDGDHLLFLRRGWPDGPTYFTTVGGGVEPYDADLEVALRREAMEEIGATLGPVAEFLTVTEPGERVTVVQHYFRADVLEMDLDRRNGPEMDDPDIGNFSPVRVALDVTALTALELQPTELADYLREHIGEWRP